The Streptosporangiales bacterium genome segment GAGCTGCGGCGCCTCGACAGCACCGATGGCATCCTGCGCATCGGGGCCGGTGAGACACACCGTGACATCGAGCGTTCGCCCGTCGTACGCACGGCGATGCCGGCACTCGCCGCACTGGCGCGCGGTGTGGCCAACCTGCGCGTGCGCAACGCCGGCACGCTGGGCGGCAACCTGTGCTTCGCCGAACCGCACTCGGACCCGGCCACCCTGCTGATCGCGCTGGGTGCGGAGGTCCGGCTCGCCTCCACCGGGGGCGAGCGGACAGTGGCACTCGAGGACTTCATCCTGGGCGCGCTGACGACAGCTCTCGCGGACGGCGAGGTCATGACGGAGGTCCACGTCCCGATCCCGCGCCACGACGTCGCCGTCGCGTACGAACGCGTCAAGTTCCGCGAGCGGCCGGTCGTCAACGTGGCAGTCGTGCACGACGCGCATGCGCCACGCGTCGTCGTCGGAGCCGTCGGCAACCATCCGTGCCGGGTACCCGAGGCGGAGGCGCGCCTGGCGGCCGACCCGTCGGACACCGATGCCGTCGCAGCGGCGGCCGGTGCGGCCGCGAACCCGGTGGCCGACGCCGACGGAAGCGACGACTACAAACGCCACCTGGTGTACGTCGCCACGAAACGAGCCTGCACCGCAGCCGGCGTGACCTGACCGTCCGCGTCCGGCGGGACTTGTCAGTCATCCATCGCCGCTGGTACGGCGACCCCGGGCGGGTGACAAGGGTGGACTCGGTCGTGGTGCCGGTCGCCTCGCGGCCACGACACGTGAACGGCACCC includes the following:
- a CDS encoding carbon monoxide dehydrogenase, with amino-acid sequence MRPTSTCRSTSVDQNASARSERLLPRFAVERPRSLTDALDLLQRFGDDAAFYMGGTELLLLMKLGMADASLLVDGKRLPELRRLDSTDGILRIGAGETHRDIERSPVVRTAMPALAALARGVANLRVRNAGTLGGNLCFAEPHSDPATLLIALGAEVRLASTGGERTVALEDFILGALTTALADGEVMTEVHVPIPRHDVAVAYERVKFRERPVVNVAVVHDAHAPRVVVGAVGNHPCRVPEAEARLAADPSDTDAVAAAAGAAANPVADADGSDDYKRHLVYVATKRACTAAGVT